The following nucleotide sequence is from Pseudochaenichthys georgianus chromosome 17, fPseGeo1.2, whole genome shotgun sequence.
GTAGAAACCACACCGCTATTCATTTGAGAATGTGGTGATTAACCTGCTGGATGTACGAAGGAAATTGTGAAAAAATAGTTTGCTTTAGTTGAAATAAGGTTTAATTTTAGAGAGGCTACAACCTGCAATACATAATATCATTAATAGTAAATGAGGGTTATGTTTCAATTGTATAATTTGCTCTATAATGTGGGTGTTTTTAGTTGGGTGACATGTTGTGCACATCAATACATATAAGGCAAGGGGGAGAAATGTCTTTAGTTGGAAGtgtgtggctcttaaaagagcctttgTTGTTTGTTGAAGCGGGATCAGGGTGTTCACTTCTTGGCGGGCTTCTCGGTCTTCTTGGGCAGCAGCACAGCCTGGATGTTGGGCAGCACGCCTCCCTGAGCGATGGTCACTCCTCCCAGCAGCTTGTTCAGCTCCTCGTCGTTGCGGACGGCGAGCTGCAGGTGGCGGGGGATGATACGACTCTTCTTGTTGTCCCGGGCGGCGTTTCCAGCCAGCTCCAGGATCTCAGCGGTCAGGTACTCCAGCACAGCGGCCAGGTACACCGGGGCTCCGGCACCGACACGATGGGCGTAGTTGCCCTTCCTCAGATGCCTGTGGACACGGCCGACGGGGAACTGGAGCCCGGCACGGGATGAGCGAGTCTTTGCCTTCGCCCTGACCTTTCCTGCACCTTTTCCGCGTCCAGACATTTTCTACGTGATTATTCTTTGACGTTTAGAAGAAAGTGAGTCGACCACCGTTCTCACCAGTTTATATAGGAGCGCAGCTAAACGCTCATTGGTCAGATTGATCCGTAACTGTGATCGTCCAATCAGAAAACAGGTCGGTCTGCCGCCTGAATTCTTTTCAGAATGAGACTGAATTTTCTGAAATTGTTTTCACCCATTCAAAGATGAACATAAACTCCTGTAATTTAAGAAGCGAAAGTCTCAATGTGTAGAGAACATTAAGACATTCTAAAAGGTGTCATACTTAATGATTATTTACAGTGTGTAATTcacttattaaataatatatttgGGATtataactcaaatgacacacacacctaaATACATGCAGCTGTTTGGACTAAACATTCCACGGGGAAAAAATGATCATCAATTGTAACTTATTTGTGTAAGTTGTAATTTGTGTAATGTCTATTTTTTTTACCTTATCTTTATATGTGGAGGACATCTCTTatttcatatttagattttaatAGTTTTGCTAGGTATTATTAATTCTGTCTTTGTATGCACCAAAtataccaaagcaaattccttgtatgtgtcAAGCTACTTGGTAATAAAACCTATTCTCAttcgtgtacacacacacacacacacacacacacacacacacacacacacacacacacacacacacacacacacacacacacacagcacatacATTATATTAGCAGcacataacaaatatatatatatttgaaaacCTCCAGGTTGAAGTGATGTATAATACAAACAAAACTGTAAGAAAAACTGCTCAGAAAGTAAAATGTAAATAGTAAAAGCCAGATCACAGGAAGATGATCCAAGTGAGCATGGCAGTTGAATGTCACTACCaccaataaataatttcaaaaccagcttaaaaaaaaaagggtgttcacttagaccaggggtgcccacacttttttggctggtgagctacttttgaaatgaccagctcaccgaggtctacagaccaaaaataaaatcccaaattgcaagggttgctgaataacacgttttatttttacatgggataactacaatagggctgcaacaaacgactaatttcataatcgattaatcgacttttcggactattactgtatgccttgcacaatttctcaaatgctcttatttagccatcaacttttagatttagcttgaggttgttttaggcatgtggaaactagcaatgaagacaaagatgaatacttgatttaaaaatacatatattattaaattaacaaattgtgaacaaaattaacattgctttttatttaaattaaataaataatatttcaagtcaaaagaaacaatgttttaacaaatcgtattaaataatctgatgaaagaactgtaaacagaatagttgaaactttaacaaaataaagagtaactcagttacctctaatcattaacccatgtttgtataatgtagttaactctgtgtgttgctgctagcaacacacggatggagctacagagctactagaaagacagtctgaatgtggagcaattttgctaaatgtttagacaaattgctcgtgttaccgccctcacattctaaacactcttggcaatgagcattgtccacctcaagacgggtaacatgtaaccacaccttggagcgcttctctccgccatcccagccgtgtgttgctgcatgtagcagctgcgtgtgtgtaaactgccccccccctcgcacacagacgggggagagagatacaggtcgaaaatacaccgaccatagaccatttgggtctttttgcatgttagaaacgagttggcgacactaagactgtgaGATAATGTttctgtagcaataatacatgacctttccCAACTCGCtactaaagcaaacagatattgttctaaactgtattaaagtaaacaggtattatcttgaactgtattgaagtgaacatgtattatttgggactgtttttaagtaatcctatatatataaaccttcttacatacactttcccagacaccctgacacacacacacacacacacacacacacaatacactccctgaccaagatacccacccacacacacactttcccagataccctgacacacatacactccctgaccaagatatcaacacacacatacacttcctctttaccaaacgcacacacatgtccttttcaaggttctttttggggccaatgtttgatactaatatatctgtgtacaatgtttgattgtttgagaaagaatagtttgtgggaAACCTTCCCTGAGAAATTAATaatttgtgtgaaaccttccctgggaaattaaaggagtagaatccagtggaagataagaagtgactctccgccccaaaaaggtccatatatactgttgtttattcatgcacggggccccctgttgctgactggccggtcccgatacctgtatcgcacggcagtggagcggggagcccggagtgctcttttacagggcactctgtattttcgtattgtgtctttttaccattaaaatcagattattgttataacttgtatgccggtgttttgaactcgttttcttattaatctgaccaggctcatctaacggacggcgcggagcagagctgggctttaagccaccaaaactgtgtctgctcctacactactcggagggaagtcgctgtcatatgccttgtgaacaaTCCAATAATGCCTCTTCGGCAGAGCGGCACTTGCTTTACAAATGAgtcaaataacctttgaatgtgaatgttttcccagcacttgactgattttgtatcgctttgcattctgggttaacagactggaaagctatagggcgctttttctgtcaatcaagtaaactcctgaattaagtggcagggagacCAAGGACAAAACcttttttgtctattttaacagaaatggatttttttttataaatgactcgtgatctaccagcattgcccccgcggtcgatgtactgggcacctctgacTTAGACCATAGGTATTATTAAAGTTGTATTAAAATGGAAATAATGTTGACATATTAGACACTTTGTAAGGAGAGAGCAGCAGTAGATGAAgtgggtggctcttaaaagagcctttgTGTTGTTGTATGTCAGCAGTAGTTTACTTGGAGCTGGTGTACTTGGTCACGGCCTTGGTGCCCTCAGACACGGCGTGTTTAGCCAGCTCTCCGGGCAGCAGCAGGCGGACAGCGGTCTGGATCTCCCTGGAGGTGATGGTGGAGCGCTTGTTGTAGTGAGCCAGGCGAGAGGCCTCACCGGCGATGCGCTCAAAGATGTCGCTCACGAAGCAGTTCATGATGCCCATGGCCTTGGAGGAGATGCCGGTGTCGGGGTGGACCTGCTTCATCACCTTGTAGACGTAGATGGCGTAGCTCTCCTTCCTAGACTTTCTCCTCTTCTTGCCGGTCTTGGTGGCTGTCTTAGCGACGGCTTTCTTGGAGCCCTTCTTGGCAGCTTTGACGGGGGGTGCATCGGCAGGCATGATGAGAGAGTGAGGTGCGACAGGGTCGAATGACTTCTTTGTCACAGAGCGGTCTATTTATATTCACCAGATGCAAAAGTTACTGTGCTGTTGCTCGCACGGGATTGGTTGTCTTCTGAGCAGGACGGAGCATGCGCTTAACCAGTTTTTTTTATTAGTcagtttattgaacatgtcagaaacaaaaacatacaataatatatatatatatatatatatattctctttttttttttctcactcaaATTAATAATTACAACCCCAATAATAATTCTCAGATAGTCtctgtcatgttcaacaggggcatgAAGAAGCTTAACAAAACTgttctggtcctaccccctctagcatatatttttcttataaataaaacattaggtcatcgtcatcagtgacatgtttgtcttgttaatttgtttgcttttagttttttacaaaacaatcaaataaattacttttacaattacaagaaacaacaacaaatgggatttcacaggtcctgttcataaccattaatgatttggctcctaaataatactttcaggttagatagacttgtacaatagttcagtgcatcgttacagttattccacagactaacaccttttgatgagatgcaatgaagtttggcatttgttcgtacgggtgtttttttttgaaaatgcagtttcctctcaacatgtgcatgctttctctccgtgtgaaaagtccctggatattatgaggtaattgttgatttgcggctttgaacataatttgaatagttttatagtcaaccaggtcttgtagttttagtgtttttagtttgatgaACAATTTATTTGTAGGTTCTCTGTACGTAGTTTTATGTATAACTCGTATGGCTCTTTTTTGCAGGATGAAGATtgtatgtgtatttgttttatatgtgttcccccaaacttccacacaatacatcatgtatggaagtatgaaggagcagtacagcataaacaaagaagcttgattaattaggtatttggctttattcagaattgctattgatttggatattttggcTTTGATATAGCTATGTGGTTTCCAACTTAATTTATTGTCTATGATTACTCCAAGGAATTTTATTTCGGATACTCTCTCTAATTGGACGCCATTTATAGTGAGTTTCTTCTCTGTATTGGTCGATCGATTCCCAAATAGTATGAGTTTGGTTTTGCTtgcgttcaatgttaatttatttAGGTCAAACCAGATCTTCATCCTGCTCAGTTCCTTCTCCATTGTGACCAATAGCTGTTCTAAATCGTCCCCACAGCAGAGTAGACTTGTGTCGTCTACAAAAAGAatggttttaataatttttgatacttcacatatattgttaatatacaGAATAAATAGTAATGGCCCCAAGACTGAGCCCTGAGGCACCCCACATGTAGTAGTTGTGATTCATGGCTTTGTAGTTCAACGTACTGTTCCCTGTTATGTACGTATGTATGGATTACAGATGTGAGTTATTACTACAACCAGTATTTAAAATGTCCTCAGCTAGACAAGGACCAACATTGACAAAGTACTTATTGAAATCTTCCACAACTGAGGTCATGACATACATTACTGTATCGTtttttgacagaaaactgctttGGTATTGTGCCTTTccatttccttttttaataatggtatttaatacattccatgtgtttgtaatgttatttttgttatcCTCCAATCATTTGTTGTAATGATCCATTTTGCTACATCGTATTatctttgttagtttgtttttgtatgtctTGTATTTTTGTTCAGCCTCTACTGATCCATTCTTTAAGAAGTCTTTACATACTtcatttttcgttttacatgcaTTTCATATTCCCATAGTGATCCATGGTTTTTCAGCATATTTTTGTTTCACTATTTTCTTTACACGAGGACAATGTTTTTCATACGGCCCTGATATGTAGAAATGATTCATCGGCTTCATTTGCATCTGGTACATACACTTTGTTCCAGTCTTGTTTAGATAATTCTTCTTTAAAAGAATGAACAGACTCTGGTGTTTTGTGTCTtgtaattatgacttttctggtgtcttttttgattTCTGTTCTAacatggacaacagagaaacacatTTTTCATGACCAATGTTgggatttaaataaaaaagtgagGTAAAAGTGATGCTTGTCACCCTCTAGTCCACACATTAATCCACATGAATCCCAATACTTATGATTTTAAGATCctgaaatacaaatgtattcattATAAGTGGTTTAGTCCTTTCTGAGattaacattacatttaaagTTGATCAAAGTTTTCAAAAAATACTCTTTATAGGAGACTTCCATTCTGTTTCTGATGAGTCAAGACATACATTTGTATAAAACATGTCAACAATGACATAAAAGTAATAATTAGTCCAATTGAAACACCTGAATCTATACACTGTATTTAGGTTTGGTTGTGTGGCCATCATCAAAATGATTAAATCAAAAAAATGTACCAAATAGTTAAtggtaaatataaaatataaagtaACAGACAAATAACCATGGACTTCTCCAACTTATAACATATTTCAGCTCTCACAACATTTTATAAGTCTGGTCAATTAAAGCTTTTCATTTACACATTTAAAAGATACTTTAGTAGAGAAAATTATTTATTAGAAAATGGTATTGccaaaaatacatttttgacaGAATGTATTTTTAACTACTCTTTGGCTCTGATAATTATACTCAACataatttattatttaaaagaagGGAATATGGAGGCTTGGGAGCCATATACCTAGATATTAAACGTACAATTACTTTTGTTAAAATGTTTACAGCGGCAATATCAAGGAAAGCACCCTGGGTTGTGGATATATCAAGGTGGACAAAAAGGAGAGGTAGAGCGAGACATGGCTCATATTACAAATTACCGTAGTATATGCTGATTTCATAAATGAATATACACCTTTAAATGGAATGGACTtccaagtatatatatatatatatatatttgttttaaataaatgaatacaaatatggtGGATATATTCTATCACTTATTGAAAGCCCCAAAGTGTTTTCTTCTGTGTCCCTTGTATGCAGATATGGAAGACCAGATGCACCGTGGTAATACATCAAACAATAATTAACAGttgtaccaaaacaaaacatatcggAACTGAGCTAAGGAGAAGAGAAAGCCTCGACAAGTCACAGACTACCATGGAGCATACTGAGCATACTTTATAGAGTGGTTTGTGTATGTCTATTACAAAACAATTTAAGAgacagttttaaaaaataaaaaagtaacaTCTTCCAATTGATTTGGTGTATGAAAGGTTGCCTTGAGTTGTCTGGCATGACACcccaaaacaagtgatattatTGGGATGGACCAGATGAAAAAAAGCAGTTGATAATCTTTCCAGGGTCAATGATGAAAGTTTAGGGCTTTCCTGATGCTGATATTAAATAGTAAAATAACCACGTGGTGAGTCCTGTTGTATCCAGAGGGTGCTGTTGGACAGATATAATGCATTCAGATGAAACATAAAGAGGAAGTACAGCACGGCATATATCTACGGCTATTCGTACTACCACCTCATCTTTAAATTATGCACAAGTTGTTTTGCCTGAGCAATTGTGGAAAGTGGTGTGTAAACAAGGCTTCTTTGAACCGTTTACGTATTTCATGTCAAGTCCAATCCAACCCAACTttatatatagcactttaaaaccttcagactaaagtgctgtacagagagataagctcacacaacataatataaagTGATTTACATATCATCTATTTGAGTCATGGATCGTGCATGACACTTATTCAAAAAAGAGGAACACGTCTATAGATGCAGttggtggctcttaaaagagcctttgTGTTGTTGGTATGTCAGCAGCGGAGTTTACTTGGAGCTGGTGTACTTGG
It contains:
- the LOC117461950 gene encoding late histone H2A.L3-like: MSGRGKGAGKVRAKAKTRSSRAGLQFPVGRVHRHLRKGNYAHRVGAGAPVYLAAVLEYLTAEILELAGNAARDNKKSRIIPRHLQLAVRNDEELNKLLGGVTIAQGGVLPNIQAVLLPKKTEKPAKK
- the LOC117461937 gene encoding histone H2B-like isoform X1 — translated: MPADAPPVKAAKKGSKKAVAKTATKTGKKRRKSRKESYAIYVYKVMKQVHPDTGISSKAMGIMNCFVSDIFERIAGEASRLAHYNKRSTITSREIQTAVRLLLPGELAKHAVSEGTKAVTKYTSSKFYYQVA
- the LOC117461937 gene encoding histone H2B 1.2-like isoform X2, which gives rise to MPADAPPVKAAKKGSKKAVAKTATKTGKKRRKSRKESYAIYVYKVMKQVHPDTGISSKAMGIMNCFVSDIFERIAGEASRLAHYNKRSTITSREIQTAVRLLLPGELAKHAVSEGTKAVTKYTSSK